The Schistocerca americana isolate TAMUIC-IGC-003095 chromosome 8, iqSchAmer2.1, whole genome shotgun sequence genome contains the following window.
tttggaaaaatgtaagtatcTCAAAACGTGAAAATTTACATATACAAATGTTACAGACGTACTGGTATGTAGATGATCACTGAGGACAATAAAATTCGCAGTTACAAGACTGAAATCTGATCAGTGCATTGGGGTGCTATAAATTTAATTGATACTTACATTCGGAGTTGCATCCCAAAACATACTtccgtgttgacgtttcatgttttTCCAAACACGGTGTTAAAGGACACATACCATGAGTGTTATTTTTATGTTTGACCGAGTCAGTACCTATCTATCACCATATGGGTGGGATTAACAAACGTTTAAGACCTTTATTTATAAAGCTAGAAGGACAGACGAAGCAACTTGTATGCGTATCAGTCCTCGTTAAGCCGCCATTCGGTGTGTGAGCACGTGCAACAGAATCATTTTTGTCGGTACCAGATGTATTTATAAGACATTGTACTTTTGTTTTAACAGGCTTTCAAAAGCTGTTAGATCATTATAGTGTATGAGTCGCTGCACGTTACATCGCTGAAAGGCTAGACAGTTGTCCTAAAACTAACAGTGTGAGTGCTTCACTGATGAGTGATTTAATATGAGGCAGTGGTCATTGGAGAAATGAAGCTTCTGTCACCATGACGATTAGGTGTGTCATGTAACTGTGGCGTTATCGGATCTTATACTGACCGCCAGACTGAATGTACACGAAGCAGGAGTGAGTCGTGTGGCTTCATTTCACGTCCGGATAACGGATCGTGGTGGCCAGAACTATTTGTGGGAGTGGGGCGGGAGGTGGAGGATACCTGAGTCCCAGATCTGTATAGGTGCTGGTGTTGACCACTCGTTATGACCCTGAAACGATCGGTCAATGGAGCGCAGATAAATGTGACTGTGTGGTTATAAAATGAGTAGGTGCATGTATGCACATAGGGACATACGGTATGTTGAGAAATACCTTGTACCGCTGACCGCAACAGTAAGAAAGCTTAAGCGCATTTCTCTGCTGCGTCCTATTTATTAGGCGAAGAACTTCAATAAAAATCATGTTTTGACAAAATATCCTACCCTATACGAAATTGCGTTCATAAACGTGAAAGCATTCCTAACTGTCTGCTAGCTGGGCAGtaattggtctctctctctctctctctctctctctctctctctctctctctctctctctgtgtgtgtgtgtgtgtgtgtgtgtgtatatgtgtatatgtgtcGATATTGATCAGCACTTAGATTCTAACGTTAGAACGTTTTGTTATCAGTGTATTTCGCTCGATGAGTTGCTGTTACGTAATAATTATTATTCCACCGAATTATAAACAGTAGTATGtaccagataaataaataaaataaagaataaatgcTATTGTGAACATGGTATGCTCACAACTTGCAAGGATAAAGACAATGTTGATACACATTTTGTACATCTACAGGGAATGCTTGACTACTGGAAACACCGACTACTTCTGGGCCATTTTGGAGCGGCTGTTGCCACGCACCGTATTCTTCGGTCGGGCCTATACATGTGGTTTCACTAGGACAGTATCTGCAGCAGTGCAAGGCCAGCGCGCGAAACTGGGATTGAGCTGACCCACCAGACCCTCATCGCCGGCCTGACGCTGCTTCGGCCGCCGACGCCATGGCGTTGGCGCCTTCCGCGGCGGCGCCGACGCCTCCTTCGAACATGGACTTTCCGACGCCGACGGCCGCCTTCCCACCGGCCACGAATGCGTCGACAGCCGCCTTGGACGCCTGGGAGGCGGCGTCTATGCCCGCGTCGGCTCCCTGCTGCATGGCACTGATGGCTCCTTCTGCGCCGCCCGCCATGGCGGAGAAGCTCTTCTCGGCGCCTTCCTTGCCGGACCCCACGGCCACCATGAAGCCGCCGGCGAAATCAGCGCCGGGCTCTGCTGacggctgctggctgctgctggcCTCTGGCCGCGCCGCAGCGGGGCTCAGCAGCATCTGAGGGCAAAACCACACTCTCGTTCTGCTGTTTGTTTATCACAGGCATGTGGTGCTTAATTTAACAATGGGTCTATTCACAGACTCCCCTCTGCCCTCCTTCCGTATAGCGTTGTTGCTTTtgtcgttgtgatcttcagtccgaagactagtttgacgcAGCTCGCCATGCTAATCTGTCccgcacaagcttcttcatctctacttAGCTATTGCCACACACATCCATTTACATCTGCTTACAGTTATCAAGTCTTGATTCCCCTTATcatttcccccttcccccctcccacccaaTAATTTCGACCAGTACCGTAATGGTtattccttgatgcatcagaatgtatCCTTTCAACCGATCCTTTTATTTTAGTCCATTTAAATTTCTCTTCTCATTTCGATACGGCGCCTCCTCATTAATCATTAGTTATCAAATCAacctatccaatcttcagcattctcctgtagcaccacatttcaaacggttctttctcttcttctctgaactgtttatcgtcaatgtttcattttcgtacaaggctacacttcctCCAGAAAATACCTCCTAACAAATGTGTGACGAAGAAATAGCGACGTCAGCCGCATGAGAGCACTGAAGTAGTTCGGTGGCGACAGGTGAATATTTGTgtaggactgggactcgaacccagatttcccgcttcacGCGAGCAGTCGCTGTAACAGCTTCGGCTCTTCGAGCGCGCTCCACGCCTGACCCGAATTCCCATCTAGTCGCTCAACTGCTGCCGTAGCGCTCCCCTTTCCGTTTTCTTCATCGCTCGCAGCATTTCTCATGATTCCCGGAAGACATCGGACATAGGGTGCATCCACATTGAAGATATAATGAAATGCCTTCAAGGCTTAGATATTATTGTTATTTgagtcggacatgtccgaaagaacagacgccgctCAGACACGATTACGCAgccgtgtttatatatatatattgacaccATGTATATACTAATTATCGTTATTTTCGTATACAAGATGTATCAAAAATAGTTGGCATATTTTGTAGCGCAACGGAGAAGAAGTCGagtaaaatatgttctaaaatccatCGCTTCTGGCTATCACTGATTAAACCTTTAATGCGATGTAACAGTGAAGTCGACTACTTCAGATAACGTCCTCATGCAATAGAAAGAATCGTGCGGTTTATGTACGAAGTGTCACTAGAATATTTTAACAGTGTTGTTCAAGATGTACCAGATGGTGTTTGCCATGACTGACTGATAGGTAGGGAACGAACTTTTCCATAGATGATTCGTTTGGATTCCTACCTGCGGAAACAACTGATCCAGTTGGTTTATGCAACGGACATTCCATATGCAGAGACACTTTACAAGGGCCTCGTGGAAACTTGCGTGTGTGGAAGGGAGGCAATAACATTTGGACTACTTTCTGTGAATGAAGACAGTGTGATCAATTTCTGTCAGTTGGCCACTGCCAGAAGGTAAAGCGGCATTTTAGGTGAGGCTGCAGTTGTTATATGGATCAACTTGTTACGTGGGAATCTTGAACTAATCACTGgtagcaggccggccggagtggccgtgcggttataggcgctacagtctggaaccgcgtgaccgctacagtcgcaggttcgaatcctgcctcgggcatggatgtgtgtgatgtccttaggttagttaggtttaagtagttctaagttctaggggactgaggaccacagtagttaagtcccatagtactcagagccactggTAGCAGGAGTGTTTCCTTCCAGTACGTGGTAGCACCCTATAGTTCTCCTGCTGATTGCTGGTGGCCGGGCTGTCAGTATCAGAGAGACTGCGAGAGGTCATGTTGTTTCtctgtttgtaattttttcttctgtgtatttttttTATAGTAACGTAGCCTTTTTGTGTATCAGTAAAAATGCTGTATCTTGTGGAAGTCTTAACTTCAGGTGAGggataaaatgtttaaaatttccctAAAATTGAAAATTGATGCTTACCTTCAACCGAATGTAAGATGGCAACGTATGGGGCAATTTGATACAATTTCGTTTGGGATAATTATTACAGTGCAACAATCACGTGGTGTCGAGTACAGTTTCTTGTTATATATTTTCCTTATGCAGGCAGTATGAGATAAAAACAAAAAGGAGACAAATTGAGGCACAACGCTAAAAGAAACATTTAGCGAAGTGTCGAAAGAAGTAATATCAGCTTACCAGTaatttttaaaaaggaaacaaaCTTTTCTATAATACTGATAACAAATCACATGTAAGAGAAATACGGCAAATAAAACAGAACTAAATTTTTCGATCAGTGGTTAATATGTATAACAATTTCTCCACCCACTGTAGCAACAAGCCCCATTGTGAAGTCATTTGTTTTTACAGTGTGCATGCCCGGAAAAAAACGTAACAAGCGAGCCCTTGAGTGGGAattcgcaagttcagtctttattaAGTTTAATTTGAAAAAATATTaggtgctaatgactcaccatgttcatcaggaaggcgacagaaaatgagtgtccgtgagggaggggagggggttgcagagatcaaccttctatgggatgttcgcattacacttcacaaaatggacgtcgtcgactttgaagaaattttcaaaacaaaccattaacttgaacCATGAacgccgaatgaaaaatggcgcgccacagtaaTCACAAAGGTACACTCCAACAGGGcagaaggcgaactccttgggagataGAAACTGAGCAGGACggtcagctaggtatccactcttaaggaacGCATATAGAATCGTACTGATGCAACGGAATGATGaggactgatggaatgtgatggcatgcaaacgAATGCGAAACCATTTTTCGCGgcgcttatcgtgaaactggctgtccttgaAGACGTAGCTGCAGATACTGCCACAGTGTGTTTTATAGACACGGAAAAAAAACAAATATACAGAGTCTGGATTTGTGCAGTGGTTCCAGGTGGcacgaattgcaatgtcacacaattttcaggaggaatagtttgctctaaaggagaatGATTTTTATACGTAGACCAGGAATCAAGCGAGAGGAAATTATTTTGACAAGTTACTGCCAAAAAGCAATGCTCATAccgtagttgtagttctcttaccctcattttccactcttgcttgctgtgacgtataTATTCCCTACTGCCCATGCACGATCGTGCACACGAGAAAGACTCTTAGGGGACAGACCACCTGCAACTTCTCccagcacagtaaataactttccagcaaTTTACAATTCAAATTAATCGTCGGCATAATTGTGTACGAATGCATTAAGACATTGACGTTAGTTAATCTTGGTACAACCTCCTTAGTACCTGTAATTTCCAGAGTTCCTTTAATATGCATTTCcacttcaaatcccgattggtggGAGTTAAATTCCTTGCTGAATGATGGGGTAAGTTTATTTACCTCatatacaaattttcgggccgatttcgcagtttgctgtgcatcgtcaagttaacggaaaaagttcaaggcaatcgtaaaatgcgttttagacaggtacgtgccgagtaaaactgtgagggacgggaaaaacccaccgtggtacaacaacaaagttaggaaactactgcgaaagcaaagagagctccactccaagtttaaacgcagccaaaacctctcagacaaacagaagctaaacgatgtcaaagttagcgtaaggagggctatgcgtgaagcgttcattgaattcgaaagtaaaattctatgtaccgacttgacagaaaatcctaggaagttctggtcttacgttaaatcagtaagtggctcgaaacagcatatccagacactacgggatgatgatggcattgaaacagaggatgacacgcgtaaagctgaaatactaaacacctttttccaaagctgtttcacagaggaagaccgcactgcagttccttctctaaatcctcgcacaaacgaaaaaatggctgacatcgaaataagtgtccaaggaatagaaaagcaactggaatcactcaatagaggaaagtccactggacctgacgggataccaattcgattctacacagagtacgcgaaagaacttgccccccttctaacagccgtgtaccgcaagtctctagaggaacggaaggttccaaatgattggaaaagagcacagatagtcccagtcttcaagaagggtcgtcgatcagatgcgcaaaactatagacctatatctcttacgtcgatctcttgtagaattttagaacatgttttttgctcgcgtatcatgtcatttctggaaacccagaatctactatgtaggaatcaacatggattccggaaacagcgatcgtgtgagacccaactcgccttatttgttcatgagacccagaaaatattagatacaggctcccaggtagatgctatttttcttgacttccggaaggcgttcgatacagttccgcactgtcgcctgataaacaaagtaagagcctacggaatatcagaccagctgtgtggctggattgaagagtttttagcaaacagaacacagcatgttgttatcaatgaagagacgtctacagacgttaaagtaacctctggcgtgccacaggggagtgttatgggaccattgcttttcacaatatatataaatgacctagtagatagtgtcggaagttccatgcggcttttcgcggatgatgctgtagtatacagagaagttgctgcattagaaaattgtagcgaaatacaggaagatctgcagcggataggcacttggtgcagggagtggcaactgacccttaacatagacaaatgtaatgtattgcgaatacatagaaagaaggatcctttattgtatgattatatgatagcggaacaaacactggtagcagttacttctgtaaaatatctgggagtatgcgtacggaacgatttgaagtggaatgatcatataaaactaattgttggtaaggcgggtaccaggttgagattcattgggagagtgcttagaaaatgtagtccatcaacaaaggaggtggcttacaaaacactcgttcgacctatacttgagtattgctcatcagtgtgggatccgtaccaggtcgggttgacggaggagatagagaagatccaaagaagagcggcgcgtttcgtcactgggttatttggtaaccgtgatagcgttacggagatgtttaataaactcaagtggcagactctgcaagagaggcgctctgcatcgcggtgtagattgctcgccaggtttcgagagggtgcgtttctggatgaggtatcgaatatattgcttccccctacttatacttcccgaggagatcacgaatgtaaaattagagagattagagcgcgcacggaggctttcaggcagtcgttcttcccgcgaaccatacgcgactggaacaggaaagggaggtaatgacagtggcacgtaaagtgccctccgccacacaccgttgggtggcttgcggagtatcaatgtagatgtagatgtagaacgctttgtttgaaatttcgttacctttCTTTATCCAATTTTGTAGTATTGTCCGAAGTTACGCAACCTTGAAATTACTGTAATCTGTGTCGCGCGCGATTTGATTTGCATAACGTAAATCAGTATGATGCACATCCTCTAAATTGAACCGCGCATCCTTGAAACGCCCAAACACCTTATTTTGTGACAATTACGCCTTGTCCTCCCTCGAATATCCCttctttttcttatgcactacatagTCATATTGGTGCGGACTTGGCGACATCTGTTCGTAATTGCTTTTTTACaacgctgcggatgatcttccatgttcgTAATTATGCTTAGCActtgctccttggacaacgattgtcatttactacgtttcactggagagggGATTTGTGGCTCCTTGTCTGATTAAAAATGATGAActgcatggctcgacacctgtttcagtatcactttcacttactGAGCACGTATCGTCATTATTGTACTCCTCACATACATTTGCCGCACAATCGAGCGTATAAGACACCACACATTCGACTGGCTCATCTAGCGGAGaggctaatatttcatctgtcacttctttctcattctgcGAAATTGCTTCGGTTCCTTTCTCACGAAATGTCAATTTCGGCAACTGTTGTAGAAATAAAGCGATGTTTGCTTTATTTATCGTTGCAATTGCTCTGTTttttatcaacaccactagcaatgtagtactgttgtgagttactGGTTGACCAAGCAGCTCAACTAcgttccgtagcctcatgctgtgctcaccattggagaCCTCCAGTCCCCccgtgttgccattagcagccaatctTGGGGTTGCATGGCAGACATGTGGAGCGTCGAATGGCGTAAACATCACTGCCTTTTGCGACCTCTCTCTCAAGTGGTTCCTTATAATTCAGTGATATTCATAACTGAGCATAAAGGAAAAATGCTGTGCATCTATAATAATGGTGCAACATTATAAAGTATCTCGCATTAAAATAATTCGAAAATCTTTttgtacaaaaattattgaaaaaattgtTACAACTAGCCCCCATCTCCGTATAATATCCTTCTAATAGCAAAGCAAAGAGTAAGCATTGCAGACATATTTCGAGTTTTCGTTGTTTTGGTTTGAGATTCCAACTGTACAAGTTTGGtccattttattttacattttctataTGTAAGATATAAGTGGGTCCTCGGGGACCAGCCATATTTGTAATCGTTCCAACCCAAAAGAGGTTGGAGGAAGTAACTTCCATTCGCAGGTGAACATTCCTGATGGACACGATCCGAAATACACAAATAcaaactctctctctttctctctctctctctctctctctctctctctctctctctct
Protein-coding sequences here:
- the LOC124545345 gene encoding uncharacterized protein LOC124545345 yields the protein MSNCCLPLTFAAVIALMLLSPAAARPEASSSQQPSAEPGADFAGGFMVAVGSGKEGAEKSFSAMAGGAEGAISAMQQGADAGIDAASQASKAAVDAFVAGGKAAVGVGKSMFEGGVGAAAEGANAMASAAEAASGRR